The Mustelus asterias chromosome 30, sMusAst1.hap1.1, whole genome shotgun sequence DNA segment cttcccagtATGAATGCGCTCatgtgcccgcaggttggatgaacaagcgaatcctttcccacactgagagcagatgaatggcctctccccagtgtgagcttgCTGGTGCCTCCacaggctggataaatgactgaatccctccccacactgagaacatgtgaacggcttctccccagtgtgaactcgctggtgtgtctgcaggttgaatgactgagtgaatcccttcccacactgaaagcacgtgaatggtctctccccagtgtggctgcgccgatgagcttccagctcagttgggtatctgtatctcttcccacagtccccacatttccatggtttctccatggtgcaggtgtccttgcctctgtcttgggtggacaatcagttgaagcctcgtcgacacacagaacacgggtacagtctctacccgctgtgaatggtgtgatatttattcaggctgtgtaactggttaaagccctTTAGTCCGTgcgctggaacactctcactcgagtgtggcagtgtgttggtgcttttccagtcacactgatgtttgaaatcttttcaaatcgacagactggacaaccatttctccttctagattcaaagtccgatgatattcagcttccaaggaatatgactctgtcagatctagacgtgacgtttgagatttcggtctgtgattcctctttcaatatcctgtaaaatgaggttacaaaagtcatcagtgtcaggacaggatagaaattcagagcaggattctatttaaaaatgaaagtggatgggcgcTTGAAGGAAATatactttcaggagaatggggatatagagtgggaatgggactggaatgttatacagagagtcagcatggactcgagttaccgaatggattccttctgtgctgtaatgactttatgactggaaatgtataacatcgctgcagcattatattacaatgcaagaaataataataaatgtattttattacagaagcataaagaatgtatctaatctgggtaccatataataacactagacatatctctgtcctatattaatttactgtccccttaaatgtcagccatctcctggggaaagctgccctttaattgtgaacattaggaaaaagaccatccttttagacagacaaataaatgtgtcaagttgagggagcaaaggatgttcaccaggctgattcagggaatcacaggactgatgtaggaggagagattgactcggttagaattgttttcgttggagttcaggtgaatgaggggggaatctcaaagagacttataaaattctacaggttgagacaggatagatgcagggaggatgttcctgatggagtccagaactgggggtcacagtctgaggattc contains these protein-coding regions:
- the LOC144481063 gene encoding uncharacterized protein LOC144481063 — encoded protein: MEKPWKCGDCGKRYRYPTELEAHRRSHTGERPFTCFQCGKGFTQSFNLQTHQRVHTGEKPFTCSQCGEGFSHLSSLWRHQQAHTGERPFICSQCGKGFACSSNLRAHERIHTGKRPFTCPQCGKGFTQSAHMQTHYQVHTGERPFTCSHCGKGFTRSSHLQIHQRIHTGERPFTCSQCEKGFTQSSHLQTHQRVHTGERPFTCSVCEKRFSLSSHLLRHQRVHE